In Oryza sativa Japonica Group chromosome 1, ASM3414082v1, the genomic stretch TGAAGAGTGTAGGGTGGTAGGATACTGGAAGATCATAGATAAAAGAATTACAATCCAGGCATCCAGTATGCGCTAGTAATTCAATATTTACAACTGTTTGAATCAAGTATGCATGACTGTGACAGAGCACTACAGGTACCATGAATAATTTAGTTATGGAGAGCCTTCCGAGATTTGGTTATCCAATCAGCATTTCCTGTGTTGGTTGCCTTGTGTGCATGATCTTAGAAAGCTGCTTATGGAATATTTATCTTATTATGTCAAACGAATTTGGAATTAAATTTCTATGTTTACAtggcaaaatataaaaaaatatacttctTTTATTAAATGAAGTATActtcttttttattaaaaaatatacttcTTTCTATGTCGATATGGCAAAATAAATTTCTATGGCATGAGCGGTAATGAATCCCCAGACAGGAGAATTAAATGAATTGTGAGCTGACGTGGGTTTCAGTCAACAATATGTGGGTTCCTTGATTTCACTAACAGCTAGAGCTCAAGCAAGTGGAAATATCAATGAAACTAAATGGCACCATGTGTTTGTTACAGTTCATTCATGTGTACACTACAGTTGTAGTGTATGGACTGGAAGTCATCAATCTTATTGAGAAATTGAAACTAAATCTATTTGTTTTTTGTGCTAGTAATaataacttatattttttttattttcctgaCAGCCACTTCATAAAGAGCTATACAAAATGCGCCCTTCATCGTTCTTTTTACCAACATTCCTTGAAGCTATTAGGACCAATACAGAAGAAAGCTTTAGAAGCATTATGACTGAGCCAGTTCCTGGTGTTTATTCATTTGCTATGTTACAGCCTAATTTTTGTGAGATGCTATTACAGGAGGTATGGTAGCATATAACATACAATTTTGATATTGCTATATCATGTTTTGTTACAAACTTACAATGATAAAACAATGTTTTACACCTTGTAGGTAGAGAACTTCGAAAAATGGGTCCACACAATGAAATTTAAGATAATGAGGCCAAATACAATGAACAAGTATGGTGCTGTCCTTGATGATTTTGGCCTGGAAGTTATGCTGAACCAATTCATGGAACAGTTCATAGCTCCAATGTCTACAGGTTATCTTATCGACTGCTATCCTTGTTAAATAGAGGCAGAATCACTagcattttcaaaatatatttccTATATTGATTTTATGCTGTGTTAATCTTCAGTATTATATCCTGAGGTTGGTGGAGGAACATTAGATACACACCATGcttttgttgttgagtatggGAAAGACAGGGATGTTGAACTCGGTAAGTTaccattataaatttataatattgTTTTATACTTAATAGCCTGTAAAATCATATGAAGTAAAAGAATTGTTCTTGATTGATCATGTCTGCATTCAGCTATTCCATGTAACTATGGATACTATTTGTATTGTTGTTCCTCCCTGTTGAGAAATCAATCACATATCAGTTTTTGAGCCAATGGTTTGGCCTTTCCTACTTAAAATGGCAATATGTTGAAACTAGTTTCAATGACTAGATGATAAATCAATATGACCAACTTTCACTGTCAGGAACTTGTGGAACTGCTATCAAAGGTAGAGGTCACATCTTCTCTATCTAGTCTGGAGTCTGGaatttctcttctctctctgtctACTATattttggacagagggagtatcttaTTGTGCACTATGCGCTTAGATATATTTGTACTACTATCACCTAGGGGTGTTCATCGACAGGAAAGATTAGCTATCATGATGAAAAATGAATGCTATGCTGTCTCTTAATGAAGTAGAACAAAGACCGGGGCTGATAGAATGGCATGATAAAACCGTTTTctttctcagtttttttttttgaggagggggggggggcagtaAGGATTCAAGGGACTAAGAAAGTTCTTAAGTTCAACTAACTTAGTGCCCGAAATTTCAGTGGATAACTTACATCTTTCCAAACCTTGCTTTAAACTACCTTACGAACAGCAGTTGAGAACTTGAAATCTGGGCAGCAGATGAGATTTAGTAATTCTGCTTTTTGGTGCCTACATGTTGTACCGTTTATTTTACAACTAATTGACATTGTAGTCATGTTAGGCCACTGAAATGATCATCAGTTAATTGTTTGGGGTGTTCTCGACTTCTTGTTATAAATGAGGCCAGAGGCAtaatttgcttcagaaaggagtGGCTAGTATCATGTTACCAGAAACTTTAAGGTCCTTGCCTATTAGTCTTAAATTCTTTTCAGAGCCAATCCACCTTCCCAGGTTGTTCCTGCATCGCACATCGCACACATTACTAGAATTTCTGGATGTTAAGATGGTTTCACGCTTTTATTTACTTCTTTTATCCAGGTAGTTAAATATGAAACATTAAAAGCATGTCAGAAAACTTCATTCTATTCGCGTGAAATTTTGATATGGTATATTTGTCACTGTTCTAAAACAATACCTACAAGGCCACACACAAGGAATGGGTGCGCAACCTTGTAATGCTTAAGCCGCATTAGAGTTCCATAAAGAAATGTTCTTTTGTAATTAACAGAGTTCCATAATTTCATTAATTTTCTTAGTTgcacttttttttaagtatatcgATTTGCCTTAGTTCCTAATGATACTTTTGCCATTTTTCATTCTCAGTTTTTGTTCAAACATTTCTTTTCTGTTCTAAACCGTTTCTCAACATTATAGGTTTCCACGTTGACGATTCTGAGGTTACATTGAATGTTTGCCTTGGCAAGCAATTCTCTGGTGGTGAGTTATACTTTCGTGGCATCCGTTGTGAGAATCATGTGAATTCAGAGACACAGCATGAGGTAGATGAACTTTTATGTTTTAGTTGCATTTaatatctatttttaaatttcaaacccacctcttttcttctcttctgtgAGTGCATTTATGTGGTGTTGAAACTTATTttgttcagattttttttttgcatgaaaCTTGTCATTTACTTGCAACATATTCTGGTTAATTTGTTCACGGAAGTTACACAATACATAAttgaagatatatatttttttaccctTTTCAATTTCATTACTCATGTTGCAGGAAATGTTCGATTACTCTCATGTTCCTGGACGAGCTGTGCTCCATCGTGGTCGTCATAGGCATGGTGCCCGACCGACATCATCTGGGCTCAGAATCAATCTTCTTTTGTGGTGCAGAAGGTATACAAGTCTTACAGATCTTCCCATACAATTTTGATTGTCAAAGATTTCAGTGACCTTTTGTCTTGCTTGTTTAAAGCACATACTGGGCATGTATTATAGCTACCGTTTATGCGGACATTTGAGGTTTAGTTCAGTGAAATATTATgaccatatatatgtatgca encodes the following:
- the LOC4324480 gene encoding 2-oxoglutarate and iron-dependent oxygenase domain-containing protein CP2, which gives rise to MALDGPAERRDEAQAAMGNGNGVAPPPLRPAGRPSGAPACADRRLRLNPNMEHKPQDYSDVRGEYAPAVYSALERHLPPSVLDANREIKLQLMREVLGHYWPHGERNKVQRHREYRQRILNHYKPLHKELYKMRPSSFFLPTFLEAIRTNTEESFRSIMTEPVPGVYSFAMLQPNFCEMLLQEVENFEKWVHTMKFKIMRPNTMNKYGAVLDDFGLEVMLNQFMEQFIAPMSTVLYPEVGGGTLDTHHAFVVEYGKDRDVELGFHVDDSEVTLNVCLGKQFSGGELYFRGIRCENHVNSETQHEEMFDYSHVPGRAVLHRGRHRHGARPTSSGLRINLLLWCRSSVFREMKKYQKDFSGWCGECKREKKERQIHAVKATKLAFLRGAGGATI